In a single window of the Streptomyces sp. CGMCC 4.7035 genome:
- a CDS encoding ABC transporter ATP-binding protein: MTEGAGAGLPAVRVQGLWKRFGEQVAVGGIDLELPAGRFIGLVGPNGAGKTTTLSMVTGLLRPDQGTVEVVGHDVWRDPVQVKARIGVLPEGLRLFERLSGRELLAYTGRLRGLPGAEVDKRATQLLDVLDLAGAQHKLVVDYSTGMRKKIGLAAALLHNPEVLFLDEPFEGVDPVSAQTIRGVLERYTASGATVVFSSHVMELVESLCDWVAVMAAGRIRAHGPLADVRGSAPTLQQAFLELVGAHGRTSGTDLDWLGGGSR; encoded by the coding sequence ATGACCGAAGGTGCAGGGGCCGGTCTGCCGGCCGTGCGGGTGCAGGGGCTCTGGAAGCGGTTCGGGGAGCAGGTCGCCGTCGGTGGGATCGATCTGGAGTTGCCCGCCGGACGGTTCATCGGGCTCGTCGGGCCGAACGGGGCCGGGAAGACCACCACCCTGTCCATGGTCACCGGGCTGCTGAGGCCCGACCAGGGCACCGTCGAGGTCGTCGGTCATGACGTGTGGCGTGACCCAGTGCAGGTGAAGGCGCGGATCGGCGTCCTCCCGGAGGGGCTCCGGCTCTTCGAGCGGCTCTCCGGGCGCGAACTCCTCGCGTACACGGGCCGGCTGCGCGGACTGCCCGGAGCCGAGGTCGACAAGCGGGCCACCCAGCTCCTCGACGTCCTCGATCTGGCCGGGGCCCAGCACAAGCTCGTCGTCGACTACTCGACCGGCATGCGCAAGAAGATCGGGCTCGCCGCCGCCCTCCTCCACAACCCCGAAGTCCTCTTCCTCGACGAGCCGTTCGAGGGGGTCGACCCGGTCTCCGCGCAGACCATCCGCGGCGTCCTGGAGCGGTACACCGCCTCCGGCGCCACCGTCGTCTTCTCGTCCCACGTCATGGAACTGGTCGAGTCCCTGTGCGACTGGGTGGCGGTCATGGCCGCGGGGCGCATCCGCGCACACGGTCCGCTCGCCGACGTACGCGGCAGCGCGCCCACCCTCCAGCAGGCTTTCCTGGAACTGGTCGGCGCGCACGGCCGCACCTCCGGCACCGACCTCGACTGGCTCGGCGGCGGTTCCCGATGA
- a CDS encoding transporter has product MKETADTTGITGITGVVVRLKLSLLRNGLRQSAGRRAAYLASCVVVLLFAALQLIGLIVLRGNAHAAGVAVLLVAVLTLGWAVMPLFFPSGDETLDPTRLVMLPLRPGPLVRALLTASLVGIGPLFTLCLVTGSAISVAHGAAAYGTAVVAVVLALLVCVAFARAVAAANIRLLTSRKGRDLALLSGLVVAIGAQLVNFGVQRLGSAGLDRLDPVEAVLRWVPPASAIGAVDSVSKGSYGIAAAQLALSAGALAALLTLWSRSLTKLMTAPDASTLQTAEPGPPERTSTGLSRLLPAGRTGTVMERSLRYVWRDPKTKAAWVTSLAIGLIVPVFNALQGTGSVYFACFAAGMLGIQMYNQFGQDTSAFWLVALTISSTRDAYAELRGRALALLLITLPYATLVTVVTTALLGAWPKLPEVLGLSFALLGAMLATGAWSSARFPYSIPQEGYKNVAPGQAGLAWISILGGMVAAALLAAPVIAATIWLNVAADGDEWTWLLLPAGAAYGALITFLGLRLAAPRTAQRLPEILAAVSKG; this is encoded by the coding sequence ATGAAGGAAACCGCCGACACCACCGGCATCACCGGCATCACCGGGGTCGTCGTACGGCTGAAGCTGTCCCTGCTACGCAACGGGCTGCGGCAGTCCGCCGGGCGGCGGGCCGCGTACCTCGCGTCCTGCGTCGTCGTGCTCCTGTTCGCCGCCCTTCAGCTGATCGGCCTGATCGTGCTGCGCGGCAACGCGCACGCCGCCGGCGTCGCGGTGCTGCTGGTAGCGGTCCTGACGCTCGGCTGGGCGGTGATGCCGCTGTTCTTCCCCAGCGGCGACGAGACGCTCGACCCGACCCGCCTGGTGATGCTGCCGCTGCGCCCGGGTCCCCTCGTACGGGCCCTGCTGACGGCGTCCCTGGTCGGCATCGGCCCGCTGTTCACCCTCTGCCTGGTCACCGGTTCGGCGATCTCCGTGGCGCACGGGGCGGCGGCGTACGGCACCGCCGTCGTCGCCGTCGTGCTCGCGCTGCTGGTCTGTGTGGCGTTCGCACGGGCCGTCGCCGCCGCCAACATCCGGCTCCTGACCAGCCGCAAGGGCCGCGACCTCGCCCTCCTGAGCGGACTCGTCGTCGCGATCGGCGCGCAACTCGTCAACTTCGGCGTGCAGCGGCTTGGTTCGGCCGGGCTGGACCGGCTGGACCCGGTGGAGGCCGTCCTGCGCTGGGTGCCACCCGCCTCCGCGATCGGCGCGGTCGACTCCGTGAGCAAGGGGTCCTATGGCATCGCAGCCGCCCAACTGGCACTGAGCGCGGGAGCGTTGGCGGCCCTGCTGACCCTGTGGTCGCGCAGCCTGACCAAGCTGATGACCGCGCCGGACGCGTCCACCCTCCAGACCGCCGAACCCGGCCCCCCGGAGCGCACCTCGACGGGCCTGTCCCGGCTGCTGCCCGCCGGCCGCACCGGCACGGTCATGGAACGCAGCCTGCGCTATGTGTGGCGCGACCCCAAGACCAAGGCGGCGTGGGTGACCTCGCTCGCCATCGGGCTGATCGTGCCGGTCTTCAACGCCCTCCAGGGCACCGGCTCGGTCTACTTCGCCTGCTTCGCGGCCGGCATGCTCGGCATCCAGATGTACAACCAGTTCGGGCAGGACACGTCCGCGTTCTGGCTGGTCGCGCTGACCATCTCGTCCACCCGGGACGCATACGCCGAACTGCGCGGTCGAGCGCTGGCCCTCCTGCTGATCACACTGCCCTACGCCACCCTCGTCACCGTCGTGACGACCGCGCTGCTCGGCGCCTGGCCGAAGCTGCCCGAGGTGCTCGGACTCTCCTTCGCCCTGCTCGGCGCGATGCTGGCCACCGGTGCCTGGTCCTCGGCCCGCTTCCCGTACTCGATCCCGCAGGAGGGCTACAAGAACGTCGCCCCCGGGCAGGCCGGGCTCGCCTGGATCTCCATCCTCGGCGGCATGGTCGCCGCGGCCCTGCTGGCCGCGCCCGTGATCGCGGCGACTATCTGGCTGAACGTCGCCGCGGACGGGGACGAGTGGACCTGGCTGCTGCTGCCCGCGGGCGCCGCGTACGGGGCGCTGATCACCTTCCTCGGCCTCCGCCTGGCGGCACCGCGCACGGCTCAGCGACTGCCGGAGATCCTGGCGGCGGTCAGCAAGGGCTAG
- a CDS encoding PAS domain-containing protein → MSASRRSGTTDELGPGEPERDGSDLLAALLDGMDAALCAFDADGVVTHWNREAERILGWSAAEAVGRRGFAGWAVRTADASEVEARLMSAMAAPGRQVHEFALLTKEGGRVLVRTQSAAVRGPDGKPAGVYCAFSEVHAQIDLERSIALSEALFEDASWGVVLVDADLRPAVVNAHAARALGIGRTAVLGRPLGDLLSQGVEELESALTHVLAEGAPPAPAEMWVSVRTAEGEKRRCWRSGFLRLSSPLAEEPVPLGVGWLFQDVTEAKQGEQEAALLRFRSHQLHRAARAAAECEDPGEAATVHLDFALAGFADHALIDRVAGGSVADGEGPVRLVRAAETPSGAPGPSVLAGKAGLPVRYGEGHPALQCVERAGSVRAGAGDVAPERAREWALARQWPADAVYALCTVLRSRGRTLGVVTFLRAAGRSQFERADAVYGEDVAVRIAAALDLGDQVKPMPEV, encoded by the coding sequence GTGAGTGCTTCCCGGCGTAGTGGGACCACGGACGAGCTGGGCCCGGGCGAGCCGGAGCGGGACGGTTCGGACCTTCTTGCCGCGCTCCTCGACGGGATGGACGCGGCCCTGTGCGCCTTCGACGCCGATGGGGTCGTGACCCATTGGAACCGGGAGGCCGAGCGGATTCTCGGGTGGTCCGCCGCCGAGGCCGTGGGACGGCGCGGATTCGCCGGCTGGGCCGTGCGGACCGCCGACGCGTCGGAGGTCGAGGCGCGGCTCATGTCCGCGATGGCGGCCCCCGGACGGCAGGTGCACGAGTTCGCGCTGCTCACCAAAGAGGGCGGACGGGTACTCGTACGGACCCAGTCCGCGGCGGTGCGGGGGCCCGACGGCAAGCCGGCCGGGGTCTACTGCGCCTTCAGCGAGGTCCACGCACAGATCGATCTGGAGCGGTCCATCGCGCTGAGCGAGGCGCTGTTCGAGGACGCCAGCTGGGGTGTCGTGCTCGTGGACGCCGATCTGCGGCCGGCCGTCGTCAACGCCCACGCGGCACGGGCGCTCGGCATCGGACGCACGGCCGTGCTCGGGCGGCCCCTCGGGGACCTGCTCTCCCAGGGCGTCGAGGAACTGGAGAGCGCGCTGACCCATGTGCTCGCCGAAGGCGCCCCACCCGCTCCGGCCGAGATGTGGGTGAGCGTACGGACCGCGGAGGGCGAGAAGCGGCGGTGCTGGCGCAGCGGCTTCCTGCGGCTGTCCTCACCGCTCGCGGAAGAACCGGTTCCACTGGGCGTGGGCTGGCTGTTCCAGGACGTCACCGAGGCCAAGCAGGGGGAACAGGAGGCGGCGCTGCTGCGCTTCCGCTCCCACCAGTTGCACCGCGCCGCGCGGGCCGCCGCCGAGTGCGAGGACCCGGGGGAGGCGGCCACCGTCCATCTGGACTTCGCGCTCGCCGGGTTCGCCGACCACGCGCTGATCGACCGGGTGGCGGGCGGTTCGGTGGCGGACGGGGAGGGTCCGGTACGGCTGGTACGGGCCGCCGAGACACCGTCCGGTGCGCCCGGGCCGAGCGTGCTCGCCGGGAAGGCGGGGCTGCCCGTGCGGTACGGCGAAGGGCATCCGGCCCTCCAGTGCGTGGAGCGCGCCGGATCCGTACGCGCCGGCGCGGGCGATGTCGCCCCGGAGCGGGCACGGGAGTGGGCGCTCGCCCGGCAGTGGCCCGCGGACGCGGTGTACGCGCTGTGCACCGTGCTGCGCAGCCGTGGGCGGACGCTGGGGGTGGTGACGTTCCTGCGGGCGGCCGGGCGCAGCCAGTTCGAGCGGGCGGATGCGGTGTACGGGGAGGATGTGGCGGTACGGATCGCTGCCGCGTTGGACTTGGGCGATCAGGTGAAGCCCATGCCGGAGGTGTAG
- a CDS encoding SIS domain-containing protein: MSEEPKDGEPHGGSEPARRFFDAAIGLLQRARDEDAETIAAAGTLIADTVASGGRLFAFGAGHSSLAAQDLVYRAGGLALMNLLAVPGAVGVDVMPATLGSALERVDGLASAVLDTSPLRSGDLLVIISLSGRNALPVEMAVHARALGIKVIGVTSVAYAAETKSRHASGTYLKDHCDIVLDSKIAVGDAELRLDAIPAPFAPASTVVTTALLQAVMATAATTLADRGIEPPLLRSGNVDGGHEWNARVFREYGDRIFYHQA, from the coding sequence ATGAGCGAGGAGCCGAAGGACGGGGAGCCGCACGGCGGGAGCGAGCCGGCCCGGCGGTTCTTCGACGCGGCGATCGGGCTGCTGCAGCGGGCGCGGGACGAGGACGCGGAGACGATCGCGGCGGCCGGCACCCTGATCGCGGACACCGTCGCCTCCGGCGGCCGGCTGTTCGCCTTCGGCGCCGGACACTCCTCGCTGGCCGCACAGGACCTGGTCTACCGCGCGGGCGGCCTCGCCCTGATGAACCTGCTCGCGGTGCCCGGGGCCGTCGGCGTGGATGTCATGCCGGCGACGCTGGGGTCCGCCCTGGAGCGGGTCGACGGCTTGGCGAGCGCGGTCCTCGACACCAGCCCGCTCCGATCCGGTGATCTGCTGGTGATCATCTCTCTGTCCGGCCGCAACGCGCTGCCCGTGGAGATGGCGGTGCACGCCCGCGCCCTCGGCATCAAGGTCATCGGCGTGACGTCGGTGGCGTACGCGGCGGAGACGAAATCGCGGCACGCGTCCGGTACGTACCTCAAGGACCACTGCGACATCGTCCTCGACTCGAAGATCGCGGTGGGTGACGCGGAACTCCGTCTGGACGCCATCCCCGCCCCCTTCGCGCCCGCCTCCACGGTCGTCACCACGGCCCTGCTCCAGGCGGTCATGGCCACGGCCGCGACGACCCTCGCGGACCGAGGCATCGAACCGCCCCTCCTGAGGTCGGGCAACGTGGACGGCGGCCACGAGTGGAACGCCCGGGTTTTCCGGGAGTACGGGGACCGGATCTTCTACCACCAGGCGTAG